The DNA sequence AagctgtattggataaagtattTGCCTATTCAATGGTCTAAATGTCACATGTGGTCCCATCTTATACCACATGGGGCTAATGTCTAACGTAGAAATTTGTGATATTTTCAACATGCAAGATAACTTTTGTTACAGCCTTTGTTTGTGCAGCATTGAGACTTTTTGACCACTGATATGATCATGTCATGATGAGCCTTCGGCAATGGCAGCACATGAGGTCTCAGAATTTGATTAATGTAGTGCTATGTAATCAGGATGCCATAAATCACTACAAGTGGAGTTCTGTAGTTACTAGACACTTCTAGGTGTCTAGGTGTAATGACTCTCTGTCAGTCCTTAGGGAGACATCATGGCTAATGTGTATTAAAGATCAAATACAGATCTTTACATCATCTTGCCAGGTTACAAATTGCAGGCTGTGAATGTGGATGTTCACTTAATCCAGCCTCCAAAATACTGATGTCAAAAAGACATTGTTCTTTTGGTAAGCGGGGTATATTGattcctttctgtgtttttctttctcagttTTGTCCAAATTTGACTTCCAATTGATTAAATAATTATCGCATATGCCCAATCATTTCTGTTACTAAGGGGTTGATTTAGTTCTTTtgcaatgaataaaaaatatattattaaggaGAACGAATGGTTTGCAGTATTACAGCATACACTTTACTACTTTATGTCTCTTTAAATTGTAGGTTCCAATTTAAAAGGGTCAGAGCTGCTAGGTGAAGACTCAGAGGTCCCTGCAGGAAACAGTGCAGTTTCAGTGCAGAAGCAAGAGCTGCCTAGTAAGGAACACAAGGGCGCAAAAAAACCTGGGCAGCCTGGACAACCTTCAAGGAAAGTTGGAGATGAGTCAGAGAGTGACTTTGAGTCTGATCCCCCATCCCCAAAGAGCAGTGAGGAAGATGAGCAAGAGGACGAGGAGGCTCTGAACAGTGAACATGGAGAATTTATTGATGACAATGATACAGAGCCAGAGAACTTGGGACAGCGGCCCCTGCTCATGGACTCTGAAGAGGAGGTGGACGATGATGATGAAGACAAGCACAGTTCTGACTCTGATTATGAACAGAGCAAAAGAACATTTCAAGCAGTGAGGCCAGTTGGAGAAAAAGCCCTGCTGAGAACAAACAGTACTAAGAGAGGGGAGTCTGGCACATCCCTGATCACTCCCCCAGACTCACCCAATACGGTGGCTAAAATTACTCAGGAAGTTGATGTGTTTGGAGCTGTACCCTTCCTTGGAACTGGGCCATCAAAGAGTAGAGCTGAAAACACAGACATCTTTGCTCAAGCACCATTCAAAACAGTAACTTCAGAACAGGCTATGGATGACTTTGATGTTTTCACCAAAGCTCCTTTCAACCGAAATTTATCTAAAACAGGCAAGACAGGagatgtttcccttggtcagaccCCACCTGTTTCCCCTGACAGTGTTGATGTATTTGGTTGTACTCCTTTTCAACCTGGACATTCAATGCCAGTCACCAAGAGTAAGGAGGATATTTTTGGTCAAGTGCTTCTTGATGAGGTCCCAACTACCCAACAACAAAAGATGAAACAACGCAGTCTTCAAAAACTGTCCTCAAGACAAAGGCGAACAAAGCATGACATTGGAGGTGGCAATGGTAAGCGTCATCACGGAACGCCAACAACTGGTAGGAAGAATTCAAAGCCAAGTTTCCGCACACCAGAGCGAGTCCGCAGACACAAGAAAGTAGGCAGAAGGGATTCCCAGAGTAGCAATGAGTTTCTGAGTACATCAGATTCAAAGGAGAATATTAGCATAACTCCTGGTGATGTGAAAGACAAAGGAGCATCCTTGCCTACTGAGGAGGCCATGTTAGACCCATTTGGTGCAAAGCCATTCTATCCACAAGAAATTGGAAGGCATCCACAACACCAAGGTTTGGGGGACAACAGAGGAGATCTGAGCTCAAATAGTGGTAGACCCAGATCGATTTCTGTGCATGGAGCCTTTCATAGTGGAGATGGGAATAAAACTGATGACTTTGGTGCTGTACCTTTCACAGAACTAGTTGTTCACAGTGTGATGCAACAGGCACCACAGGTGGAGCTAGATCCCTTTGGAGCAGCTCCTTTTCCCACCAAACAATGAATATGTAGTCTTCCAACACTGAAGGTCTATGGATTTTGCAAAGCATAAAAAAATCTCTGATGGATAAATCCTCCCAGGTGGCAGCTTTGCAAAACTGTGGTTCTTTGTATTCCATTAACCAAGGACATAGATGCAACTTTTGTATTTTACTACTTCACTGAACTTTCAGTTTCAAATGTCTTGTGGCATACAAGATTCTAGATTCTAGTATGCACTGTTAGTGCATACCTGTTTTAGTAAAGGAGCTTATATGCTGCATTGTCATGACATTATTTTGGTTCACGGGGCTGCTTTGGACTTGAAGGGACTGATTTAAAGAAGaaatttccttttctttaataaatataacaatCTTTTCGTATGACTGAAAACTTACTGTGACAAAGAGCTAGTTTAATTAACACATCCTTTAGTGGCTGTGAAGCTCTATGTGGTGGCTTCCTGCTTGATCTACTaataagtttcatttcacaccgcAAAGCCTTATGGGCAAAGCCCCACCATGCTGCACAGTACCTCTGAATTACAATTACAAGGCCGGAATTACCAAAACAATTTTTGTTTTGGCAAAGGCCTTTAATTTACTagtcacctttttttttactcatcagatattttttttttatttaaacagcaAGAGGAAAGTTGTAGTGAAATATTCCTCATTTTTGAAAGGCAGAAAGAGGGGGACTCGATTTTAAGGTGCATTTTCCCACCAGCTGCATTTGGTCAAATATAGTATTTAAGaattctttgtcttttttttaatttctgtgtgACTTGCATAACAGGAATAAACTTCCATGGTAACCAGAAAATGTGtggaattaaatattgattaaCTTTGCTGTGATGATCCATTAAAACAAGGTCAAATAGCAGTATTTCTTCCAGTCTAAATGTGATACTTCAAAACATAATTTAGCAATATAAAATTTAAGAATAACCATATAGTTAATTGTACAGATGAATACTGTTTTATTAGATGGAAACTACAGGAAAAAAGACCTAAGTTAATTCTTTTGTACCTTACAAGATcgtaaaatgtaattaatgctTGGAAAAACAGAGATGTACATCAGAAAGGGAAAATAAGAAATTAGCTGTATTCATTAAAATTGGCTtgttgaaaaaaatatcaaatcaaaaattttattttaactctATAAAAAGCATGTACTTTCTAGATACATCTGATTTTCATACTTGAAAAACAGCAGGCATGAGTTTGGCCTGATTTAATTGcatacatattttatgtaaatagaATTTACACCGAGAACCTTTAAAGAGTATTTAACCATCGTAAGCCTGACTTACAAAGCACGACAAATGGTCACATTTTTCCATCTGAGGAATTGCTCTGAATTAATGCTTCTATGAGAAAGAATttggcatttttaaatgttctaacttttcatattttttcttatatttatcATGCTGTTCTGCTGTCTTATAATGCAATAAAATGTTGAGTTAATCTGTTCTTGTGATGTGATCATTTAGATTCTATCATTTGTGATTTTTCATGTGAATCAAActtatttttacagtgttttttcccccaaggATGGTTCATATTCTTTACTAACAATGCATGATGTAATCACTTTGCCCATTATAAAATTGAAAGGAAAAATTATAAGACTTTAGTGTCATCAGTGTGCATTACAATAGAGATAAAAGtaacttatttaattttatataaaaagcaTGTATTAACCTATCAATTATATTGATAggttatcaatatactgtaattacataGGGCTATATAATTAAATTTGAAGTATTGCAATCAGTATTTTAATGTACAAAACACCTGAGTAAGTGTACACATGATTAACACATGATGGGAACAGAGGGATGTATTATACTATGTTTGCaaacttaaaattttaattttatttattaggtAAAATACTTGTCTGTCTGGACAATGTCTGTCCGATTCATTGGCAAATGAGTAGGAGATGCAACAAATACAATtaagaacagtggttctcagtCTTGGACCAGAGGGACCCcagtgtctgctggtttttggCCCAGCTAGACACTTAATCACCACTGTTAActataacctacagtataaccaGTAACATTAcaagtatttcaaaataaattgtatttcaaaataaaacaagacaaagacaagccaaaaacatacatactgtagtgttaaagaaaagtgttacagcACAGTTTTACTAACAAAATGGTAATTTAGTATTTCATTTCAAGTTCAGAAGACATGATAAAAATAtctgttgttaaaaaaaaacattcatataaTTATTCCAAGCAAGCTATAACAGATCCAGTATTGGCAGATGCATGATTAGAAGCAAACTTAAAATGAGCCATCTAACTACACCAACACTTCCAAAAatcaaaggtacagtatgtttttcatttatgtaaCCCTCACTGGGATTTTGAATGTAATTTGCATTGTTGAAATACTAGGTGAATTGTGTACTTGATTATCTGAATAGACATAACCAATTTCATTGGGAAAGAACCTCTTGATATCTTCTTGCAAGCCTAATGCCTTTAAAGAtccataattttaaaaaagcatatgTTAAGGAAAGGCTTTTGGAATTACATAACTTTTGTCTTCATTGATTCATGAAAGATCAATATTCTGCCTACCACCCTAGGGCatggaattttctttttttcttttctttttacttttttagtgtaaagaaaatttaaaatagacatacacatttctttaaacaaatgaCTGCAACACAATCCACTTGGTGTACCTTATTATGCAAAACATGCAATTAGTCATTGATAAATTACATGCAAAAACACACATTACTGAGTCCTCTGTAGAAACACAAAGGTAAAGAAAGCTTGGAATGTCGACGTTGTAATTTACGATTTGACAAATATTAGATCTGCACTAATATTTCCTCCTAAAAATCGAGATGCGCACATTTCTCAAATGTAATAAACTGCAGGGCAACTCCTGCATCAAGAGAACTGAGAAATGAACATGTAATTAATGATGAATCAAAATATCTAATTGAGCACCATTTTGTACAATTTGCTTGACAAAAGAATAACAGAGTTATTGAGGCAGACACAGTTTACCTGTACTATATCTAAGAACTATTTGGTGGAACAAGGCATCCATGTTTTAATACATctggattttaaaaatgactaataTTCTCAGATAATGGGTAaacctcacatacagtattctcaAATAATGGGTAATTATAATGATTAAATTTAGCAGCAAAATATAACACACCAGACACTTTCTCATTATTAGACACATTTAAGTGTTAAcatattcatattttctttaaacGTTTCATAAAGGGTGCTGCATTTTAATTGGTATTGTACTCATTTCCcaatttcagtatttttcatatcttccaaaaaaataaaactattctattacattttcctaaaaatcattttaatttttgccaCATGCTCTGTGAAAAAAGATGCATGATTTAGTGTCAGACAGCCTAATAAGCACATACATTGTAATCAAATGAATAACTGAAATGATTTAGTAACCAAAATGGAAGGATTGTTTAATAAGGATCTTTAGAAGATACTATACCAGGGCTTCCCAAAACTTATCCAGGCAGGCTAGTGTGTCTTCAGGTTTTTGGGTCAGTTGGGCTTTTTAATGACTTAAATCTTTTTCTTAATTTACCAACTTTTCCCAGCTCTCCAGGTGTTGCTGCTTTAAAGAACCCTGGAAAAAACCTGCAGATACACTGGCACTCCAGTACCAATATTGGGGGTACCACACTGACTTTTTAATGCTGGAGCATTGAAATTAGTCAATAAAAACTGTAGGCACTACCCACTTGAAGGGCACAAAGGATTTTCTCCAAATTCCTTTTCTATTGCCTAACTTGATACAAACAAGACAACGAATACACTTATTACATCCATTTAGGAAATTTAAGCTCATCTATGCCTCTATCTACAGTAGCTAATGAAACCAGGTGTTACCAAAACCCAATCATACCGCAAACAAAAAAGGTTATAAACATTAAGGTGATATTAAAgcataaattacattttcattactCCTACTTGAGATACAGTATTTGactaacaaaaaaatattttgcggAAAACAATACTGTTTGTTAAACTGAAAAGATGAATGAGCGACTGCCTTAAAATAAGTCCCTGCAGAATTTCTGCTGCATTGTAGATACTACCCCTAGGTCAAGAacgtgaaaaataaattaaccacATTCAATACACCACAAACTTTAATGTAGAGAGCAATATCATAAATTTACTCTAGCTACTGGCAGCTAAAGGCTGCAACATCTTATTCAGGTGGTTGCTGTATTTGATGGGAAGAAAAGCATATATAAACATGGGAAAACTGACAGCTACAATGCATtttgtataataatattattagtaTACAAAAAAGTATGTATTACAAAGTATGAAGTAGTCCAAATACTGTATCTCCAAAGAATTAAAGACGCTAGTCTTTTCTTCTTAGTTTTATCAGACACGTGCTTATAAAGACGTATTTGCCTTAAACCTGATTGCTACCCTATTTATTTAAaggtttaataaaaaacaacaggcattaaaagtatactgcaatgaaaaaagtaaatgcCAAGCATATAAATAGGGCACAAAACTGGATGTATTTTACAACAGtgtacatttgtacagtatatcaatgttAAAGTTGAAATATTTCACATAACATTGCCTATAatccttaaaatgtttagagtaTTAATATGAATTAACATATCACCTAGAATTTGCCTAGTATTTTACAGCATTTAGTACATGCAGCAAGAAAAAGTGCAAACTGATGGTGGTATACATATCTGTACCTAACTAGGAAATGTAATTAAGGCAGGGGCAACAACAATTTGAGAAATGTCAGTTGAAAtgccacatacagtaactgattTATAACCCTCAGTTTAACAGtgaaaatcagacatttttAATTCCCTCATGTTTGACATGAGTTTGCATGATGGCAATATATTTGCATGTGTATTACTCTAGTTTCACTAAATCAATGATTCAGCACATCAATATGTGTATGTACGACCGTTGTGTACAATTCATTAATTTGGTTTCAGTGTATATATGACTTAATTGAAACAATACATTAGTTTcacagtctgtgtgtgtggctgGGAGGTCAGTTTTTCCAACAGTCATCTTTTTCAACTTCATTACAGAAACATTAACTGGATCTTTCCTAACACTGGTTTAGGAAAGAACCTTTAAAAATAGCATGACTGAAAAAACACAGGGTGGTACAAGTTTTGAGAAACTGTACACAATATACAAAAACTGTATGTAGTAAAAGTTACAAAACataaatttgtaaaatgtacagaaatCCTAACATTTGTTACCAGATATATCCTTTTTTGTCATAACACAGTAACACTTCGAAAATGATCATTTTACAATTAACATTCTGATatgcagcagttttttaaaaattatttcagaaatttctgatgaaaaaagaCAGTCATACTGATCTGTACAAGGTCATCTTGGgcttacaaaaatacaaatacaaaaagcaGATGTAATTGTAAGTTTATAATTCTTGGATTggatgtttatatatatatactgtatgtgtttttgtataccttttgcattttttgtaaagacgtacaataataataataaactttattttatatagcgcctttaaaggtggcttctcaaagcgctttacaggatgacaataacaataaataagaagactacaacaataaataagaagatttcacaagataggacacaattataattacaacaatacaacaataacaatagaggagaccgtggaaggtggtattaagaagagcagaggggtgaagaatggaaccagttaagtaaaggcttttctgaagaagaaggttttgagtctggatttgaaggagtttagagaaggtgactctctaatatccttgggcaaagaattccagagcttgggggcatagcaggagaaggtcctgtcgcccatacaatgtagacgggcttgggggactgtaaggagggcagaatttgaagagcggaggttgagaagtggggagtagggcgataaaagttcagacaggtattgaggtgccaagccatgtaaagcctaataggtgagcatgaggattttaaagtctacgcggaatgtgaccggaagccagtgcaaggactccaggataggagtgaagtaagagacaagatgttaaAAGGGTTAATAAGTCAgctctgcctgaaaattagggttccaataagcatgacttcagtcttgtcacagttaagatgaaggaagttttgagtcatccaaatttttatgtcagagatgcaattagatagaatagagacagccacatcagtgttgggtttggtatggatgtatatttgagtatcgttagcgtaaaaatgaaagctgaccaagtgggaacatgtaaatgctgaagagcaaggggcccagtattgagccctgggggacaccagacttgacaagaccaatttcagacctgtacccattgagacagacaaagtgacagcgatcagtgaggtaagacttaaaccatttgagggcagtgtcagagactccaaacacagtctcgagatgagaaagtaagatgttatggtcaacagtgtcaaaggcagcactgagatcaagaaggatgagtatggaaagagaaccagaatcagaagctattaggagatcgttggtgactttgactagggcggtttctgtgctgtgaagttgacggaagccagattggaggggttcgaaaaggttgtttgtcatgaggtggttatgtaactgaagtgtgacagaaCGTTCTAGAATtgtagagagaaagggtaagttggagatggggtggaagttgttaagattgtcgagagccatgttaggcttctttggcacgggggtaatagcagcagttttgaggaccgttggtacaatgccagtgctcaaggattcatgtattatattgaggacaatgggacagagagaagagaaacaggactggaaataaagtggtgggaatgggttctaaaataga is a window from the Lepisosteus oculatus isolate fLepOcu1 chromosome 3, fLepOcu1.hap2, whole genome shotgun sequence genome containing:
- the LOC102695318 gene encoding BMP-2-inducible protein kinase isoform X2, producing MNQRLHTGFSEVEVLTIFCDTCEAVARLHQCKTPVIHRDLKVENILLNDQGNYVLCDFGSATHKVLHPHKDGVTTVEDEIKKYTTLSYRAPEMINLYAGKPITTKSDIWALGCLLYKLCFFSLPFGESQVAICDGTFIVPDNSKFSFKMHCLIRYMLEPDLEKRPDIYQVSYFAFKLAGKENPVPNLSSSPLPSALPEPMTASEVAAKKSITKARITELVGPTETSIAPRQRPKAANTNVLPIHNSVTPVKMTVPSAPVSNGQKVVSAPINEQPVSHVQGTSQQHRVLQQLQPGDLRLQQLQQQQLHQHQQAQQLQHTYLQQYQQAVQQSIQLQQQHILHQQMMMQPVFQQQAQYTAVMQQYHQAFAQQPHHQNHPHQQQTLFLTSPLEFQTPIGNFSPAVTTHVGTVAVEPLFSKMRTALLDTEVVGTPEQNVSNPPDMSSWNPFGEDNFSKLTEEELLDREFDLLRASSNLKGSELLGEDSEVPAGNSAVSVQKQELPSKEHKGAKKPGQPGQPSRKVGDESESDFESDPPSPKSSEEDEQEDEEALNSEHGEFIDDNDTEPENLGQRPLLMDSEEEVDDDDEDKHSSDSDYEQSKRTFQAVRPVGEKALLRTNSTKRGESGTSLITPPDSPNTVAKITQEVDVFGAVPFLGTGPSKSRAENTDIFAQAPFKTVTSEQAMDDFDVFTKAPFNRNLSKTGKTGDVSLGQTPPVSPDSVDVFGCTPFQPGHSMPVTKSKEDIFGQVLLDEVPTTQQQKMKQRSLQKLSSRQRRTKHDIGGGNGKRHHGTPTTGRKNSKPSFRTPERVRRHKKVGRRDSQSSNEFLSTSDSKENISITPGDVKDKGASLPTEEAMLDPFGAKPFYPQEIGRHPQHQGLGDNRGDLSSNSGRPRSISVHGAFHSGDGNKTDDFGAVPFTELVVHSVMQQAPQVELDPFGAAPFPTKQ